In one Vidua chalybeata isolate OUT-0048 chromosome 4, bVidCha1 merged haplotype, whole genome shotgun sequence genomic region, the following are encoded:
- the TMEM128 gene encoding transmembrane protein 128 yields MEPGGGGDALPRLRRPGRRGPEPRDPQQPQPSARGGGTAEESTAVEKTMRPLNRLNIHSAFWILASIAVTYYFDFLKNIKETMQADSWWLSCGTCLLATCLSVAFYCVLYLEWYCGIQDYDEQYPALIPITTATFIAAAICFNVALWPIWSFLTPVLLFIQFMGIVMLVSLLG; encoded by the exons ATGgagcccggcggcggcggggacgcGCTCCCGAGGCTGCGGCGCCcggggcggcgcgggccggAGCCCCGGGACCCGCAGCAGCCGCAGCCGTCTGCCCGGGGCGGCGGGACGGCCG AAGAGTCTACAGCTGTAGAGAAGACGATGAGGCCTCTTAACAGACTGAATATTCATTCTGCATTCTGGATTTTGGCATCAATAGCTGTGACATActactttgattttttaaaaaatattaaagaaactATGCAAGCAGATAG ctggtggcTTTCCTGTGGCACTTGTTTATTGGCTACATGTTTATCTGTTGCCTTTTACTGCGTACTGTATCTTGAGTGGTACTGTGGAATTCAGGACTATGATGAACAGTACCCTGCACTGATTCCTATCACAACAGCTACCTTTATAGCAGCAGCTATTTG TTTCAATGTTGCCTTGTGGCCTATCTGGTCATTTTTGACACCTGTGTTGCTCTTCATTCAGT